In Romboutsia lituseburensis, a genomic segment contains:
- a CDS encoding transketolase family protein, whose translation MSKIATREAYGKALVKLGQVNDQVVVLDADLSKSTKTNDFYKAFPERFFNMGIAEQNLIGAACGLATAGKIPFASSFAMFATGRAFEIIRNSVCYPKLNVKVCATHAGLTVGEDGASHESIEDMAIMRSIPNMTVLVPADGVEAEQMIFAAAKTYGPMYVRLGRSAVPTLFDENYKFEIGKGVVVREGNDATIIACGIMVNEAVEAYEALKSEGINVRVINMSTIKPIDRELIVTASKETGAIITAEEHSIIGGLGSAVSEVVSEECPVIVKKVGVKDVFGESGTPAELLKKHGLTAQDIVVAVKETISKK comes from the coding sequence ATGAGTAAAATAGCAACTAGAGAGGCATATGGAAAAGCATTAGTTAAATTAGGACAAGTCAATGATCAAGTTGTCGTACTAGATGCAGATTTATCAAAATCTACAAAAACAAATGATTTTTATAAAGCCTTCCCAGAAAGATTTTTTAATATGGGTATAGCTGAGCAAAACTTAATAGGAGCAGCTTGTGGTCTTGCAACTGCAGGTAAAATTCCTTTTGCAAGTAGTTTTGCTATGTTTGCTACAGGTAGAGCTTTCGAAATAATAAGAAACTCTGTTTGTTATCCTAAGTTAAATGTTAAGGTATGTGCTACTCATGCGGGCCTTACAGTAGGAGAAGATGGTGCATCTCATGAAAGTATAGAAGATATGGCTATAATGAGATCTATACCAAATATGACAGTTTTAGTACCAGCAGATGGTGTAGAAGCTGAGCAAATGATATTTGCAGCTGCTAAAACTTATGGGCCTATGTATGTTCGTTTAGGAAGAAGTGCAGTGCCTACATTATTTGATGAAAATTATAAATTTGAAATAGGAAAAGGTGTAGTAGTTAGAGAAGGTAATGATGCTACAATAATAGCTTGTGGTATAATGGTAAATGAAGCTGTAGAAGCTTATGAAGCATTAAAATCAGAAGGTATAAATGTTAGAGTTATAAATATGTCTACTATAAAGCCTATAGATAGAGAATTAATAGTAACTGCATCAAAAGAAACAGGTGCAATTATAACTGCTGAAGAACATAGTATAATCGGTGGATTAGGATCTGCAGTAAGTGAAGTTGTATCTGAAGAATGCCCGGTTATAGTTAAAAAAGTAGGAGTTAAAGATGTATTTGGAGAATCTGGAACACCTGCTGAATTATTAAAAAAACATGGATTAACAGCTCAGGATATAGTTGTTGCTGTTAAAGAAACAATATCAAAAAAATAG
- a CDS encoding Lon protease family protein: MLNIDKYKVKIEDLKPKNVLDDIEFNTTKDISPTKDIIGQDRAVQAIKFGLKMKQKGYNIYVAGTSGVGRTSYTHALIKNHAKENPNKNIKDWVYVNNFKNSNEPTALCFDAGQGKIFKRDIEDIIEKLKDEIPKIFNSKEYEYHSRLLMSELESNVQKIIEELNEFAKPKGFKFQVTERGLMSIPIKEDGTLMQEDELGKLTAIDVNKLREDGIKLNQESKDYIDKIKSCEDVYKNKTSELDKNVGRSLVGFYGQYLLNKYGKDKKAESYINEICNDIVDNISKFKSTGDENQQNPMALLGIMPHKNDEKLFNKYKVNLFIDNSECNDCKIIIENNPTYYNLTGSIDYKNEIGALTTSFMEIKPGALHKANGGYLIINTKDLLSNPFSWDCLKRSLKTNRIAIESLNKQLGYLVTSTLKPEPIELDVKVILVGDGYYYSLLYAYEEDFRNLFKIMSDFDIEIDKNKETIYKTLQLVANKCNEEKLKHFDKSAVERLIEYSTRLSDNKDKLTAKFNKIVDIIYEAQAVSSDENEYITKEDVQKAIDLKIYRSNKYEEKLNEMFEDGTLLIDIDGEKVGQINGLAVMGTGEYSFGKPSKITASTYKGRSGVINIEREIKQSGSIHDKGVLILSGYLGARYGKEKPLSITTSITFEQNYNGVDGDSASSTELYSIISSISDIPIKQYIAVTGSVSQKGEIQPIGGINQKIEGFFDVCKIKGFTGKQGIMMPIQNVKNLLLKDEIVEAVKEGKFNIYAISNIEEGLEILTGKTIEEIDNTVNETLEKYRKIDKEEEEKDDKKKQ, encoded by the coding sequence TTGTTGAACATAGATAAATATAAAGTAAAAATAGAGGATTTAAAACCTAAAAATGTTTTAGATGATATTGAGTTCAATACAACAAAGGATATATCTCCTACAAAAGATATAATTGGACAGGATAGAGCTGTTCAAGCAATTAAATTTGGGTTAAAAATGAAGCAAAAAGGATATAACATATATGTAGCAGGTACAAGTGGTGTTGGAAGAACAAGTTATACACATGCTTTAATAAAAAATCATGCCAAAGAAAATCCGAATAAAAACATTAAAGATTGGGTGTATGTAAATAATTTTAAAAATTCGAATGAACCAACGGCATTATGTTTTGATGCTGGTCAAGGTAAAATATTTAAAAGAGATATTGAAGATATAATAGAAAAGTTAAAAGATGAGATACCAAAAATATTTAATTCAAAAGAGTATGAATACCATAGCAGATTACTAATGAGTGAATTAGAATCTAATGTGCAAAAAATAATTGAAGAATTAAATGAATTTGCTAAACCTAAAGGTTTTAAATTTCAAGTTACTGAAAGAGGACTAATGAGTATACCTATCAAAGAAGACGGGACCTTAATGCAAGAAGATGAATTAGGCAAGTTAACAGCAATTGATGTAAATAAGTTAAGAGAAGATGGCATTAAGTTAAATCAAGAAAGTAAAGATTATATAGATAAGATTAAATCATGTGAAGATGTATATAAAAATAAAACATCAGAGTTAGATAAAAATGTAGGGAGAAGCTTAGTAGGTTTTTATGGTCAATACTTATTAAATAAATATGGGAAGGATAAAAAAGCTGAAAGTTATATAAATGAAATTTGCAATGATATAGTAGATAATATCTCTAAATTTAAGTCTACAGGAGATGAAAATCAACAAAATCCTATGGCATTGCTTGGTATAATGCCGCATAAAAATGATGAAAAATTATTTAATAAGTACAAAGTTAATTTATTCATAGATAATAGTGAATGTAATGATTGTAAAATAATTATAGAGAATAATCCTACATACTATAACTTAACAGGATCAATAGATTATAAAAATGAAATAGGAGCTTTAACTACAAGTTTTATGGAAATAAAACCAGGAGCCTTGCACAAGGCAAATGGAGGTTATTTAATTATAAATACTAAGGATTTATTGTCAAATCCATTTTCATGGGATTGTTTAAAAAGGAGCTTAAAGACAAATAGAATTGCTATAGAGTCTTTAAATAAGCAGTTAGGGTATTTAGTTACATCAACTCTTAAGCCAGAACCTATAGAATTAGATGTTAAGGTTATATTAGTTGGAGATGGATATTATTATAGTCTTTTGTATGCATATGAAGAAGATTTTAGAAACTTATTTAAAATAATGTCTGATTTTGACATAGAAATAGACAAAAATAAAGAAACTATATATAAAACATTGCAATTAGTAGCAAATAAATGTAATGAAGAAAAGTTAAAGCACTTTGATAAATCAGCTGTTGAAAGATTAATAGAATATAGTACTAGATTAAGTGATAATAAAGATAAACTTACAGCTAAGTTTAACAAAATAGTAGATATAATATATGAAGCTCAAGCTGTAAGTTCTGATGAAAATGAATATATAACGAAAGAAGATGTTCAAAAAGCTATTGACTTAAAAATTTATAGAAGTAATAAGTATGAAGAAAAACTAAATGAAATGTTTGAGGATGGCACATTACTGATAGACATAGACGGAGAAAAAGTTGGTCAGATAAACGGTCTAGCAGTTATGGGAACCGGGGAATATTCTTTTGGGAAACCATCTAAAATAACTGCATCAACATATAAAGGTAGAAGTGGCGTTATAAATATAGAGAGAGAAATAAAGCAAAGTGGGAGTATACATGATAAAGGAGTATTGATTCTTAGTGGATATTTAGGAGCAAGATATGGAAAAGAGAAACCTTTATCTATAACCACATCAATAACATTTGAGCAAAATTATAATGGTGTTGATGGAGATAGTGCTTCAAGTACTGAACTTTATTCAATAATTTCGAGTATATCTGATATACCGATAAAACAGTATATAGCAGTAACTGGATCTGTAAGTCAGAAGGGTGAAATTCAACCTATAGGTGGAATAAATCAAAAAATAGAGGGATTCTTTGATGTGTGTAAGATAAAGGGATTCACTGGAAAGCAAGGAATTATGATGCCTATACAAAATGTTAAAAATCTTCTTTTAAAGGATGAAATAGTTGAAGCTGTAAAAGAAGGTAAATTTAATATATATGCAATTAGCAATATAGAAGAAGGACTAGAAATTTTAACTGGAAAAACTATAGAAGAAATAGATAATACAGTTAATGAGACTTTAGAAAAATATAGAAAAATAGATAAGGAAGAGGAAGAAAAAGACGATAAAAAGAAACAATAA
- a CDS encoding 5-formyltetrahydrofolate cyclo-ligase translates to MKKEFRKKVIADRRNKDIEFINKNSSIITEKLLSLECINKANNIMLYLDFNNEVKTDDLIIKLISLRKIVSSPITLKDERKLIPTQITDLHNGIKIGAYGIREPKNDPSLEVDVSDIDIVIVPAVAYDKKCYRLGYGGGYYDRFLSRLKKDAITIGIAFDLQVFDSVPKEDHDAQLDYIITETQILTPNK, encoded by the coding sequence ATGAAAAAAGAATTTAGAAAAAAAGTTATAGCTGATAGAAGGAATAAAGATATAGAATTTATAAATAAAAATTCATCTATAATTACAGAAAAGCTATTATCATTAGAATGTATAAATAAAGCTAATAATATTATGCTCTATTTAGATTTTAACAATGAGGTAAAAACAGATGATTTAATTATAAAATTGATATCACTTAGAAAAATTGTTTCTTCTCCTATTACATTAAAAGATGAAAGAAAATTAATTCCAACTCAAATTACGGACTTACATAATGGAATAAAAATCGGTGCTTATGGTATTAGAGAACCCAAAAATGATCCTAGCCTTGAAGTAGATGTCAGTGATATAGATATTGTAATAGTCCCAGCAGTTGCCTACGATAAAAAATGTTACAGATTAGGTTATGGAGGTGGGTATTATGACAGATTTTTAAGTAGACTAAAAAAAGATGCTATAACTATTGGTATAGCTTTTGATTTACAAGTATTTGATTCAGTACCTAAAGAAGATCATGATGCTCAACTAGACTATATAATTACAGAAACTCAAATATTAACACCTAATAAGTAA
- a CDS encoding S41 family peptidase — translation MISKKKAIIYGIVLVIVTALFTSTLQIALGDRVVISKEMYEGYKKYNKMIGLEGAVKEDFYKKPADDKLVTGAIKGMFSGLDDPYSQFYTEEEFNRLKEQTSGSFVGIGVFISPSSDDGYLTVISPIEGSPAEKSGIKAGDKILKVDGKTVSAKHSDEAITMIKGKEGTSVELTLIRDGKEFNVKVKREEIVSKSISGKMLDDSIGYIQITSFSENTYKEFKTALDKLKSENMKGLILDVRDNGGGLLDICQKIADELIGEGTIVYTKDNKGNTEYLKSDKEKLGLPIAILTNENSASASEILTGAIVDNKAGVSVGTTTFGKGLVQTVRELKDGTGYKLTTAQYFTPSGDYINEKGIKPNIEEKNPEKQLDAATKWVKEQMK, via the coding sequence ATGATTTCAAAGAAAAAAGCTATAATATATGGGATAGTTCTTGTGATAGTAACAGCTTTATTTACATCTACACTTCAAATAGCACTTGGGGATAGAGTTGTAATATCTAAAGAGATGTATGAAGGGTATAAAAAGTATAATAAGATGATTGGTTTAGAAGGAGCTGTAAAAGAAGACTTTTATAAAAAACCAGCTGATGATAAATTAGTCACAGGAGCAATAAAAGGTATGTTCTCGGGTCTAGATGATCCATACTCTCAATTCTATACGGAAGAAGAATTTAACAGGCTTAAGGAACAAACAAGTGGATCATTTGTAGGAATAGGGGTATTTATAAGCCCATCTTCTGATGACGGATATCTAACAGTAATATCTCCTATAGAAGGATCACCAGCAGAGAAAAGTGGTATAAAAGCAGGAGATAAAATTTTAAAGGTTGATGGAAAAACTGTATCAGCTAAACACTCAGATGAAGCTATTACTATGATTAAAGGTAAAGAGGGAACATCTGTAGAATTAACTTTAATTAGAGATGGAAAAGAGTTTAATGTAAAAGTTAAAAGAGAAGAAATTGTATCAAAAAGTATAAGTGGTAAGATGTTAGATGATAGTATAGGTTATATACAAATAACTTCTTTTAGTGAAAATACATATAAAGAATTTAAAACAGCATTAGATAAATTAAAATCTGAAAATATGAAAGGTTTAATTTTAGATGTAAGAGACAATGGTGGGGGACTATTAGACATATGTCAGAAAATAGCAGATGAATTAATAGGAGAAGGAACTATAGTTTATACAAAAGATAACAAAGGAAATACTGAGTATTTAAAATCAGATAAAGAAAAATTAGGCCTTCCTATAGCTATATTAACTAATGAAAATAGTGCATCTGCATCAGAAATACTTACAGGAGCTATAGTTGACAATAAAGCTGGGGTATCAGTTGGAACAACTACATTTGGAAAAGGATTAGTTCAAACTGTAAGAGAATTAAAAGATGGAACAGGATATAAATTAACAACAGCTCAATACTTTACTCCAAGTGGTGACTATATAAATGAAAAAGGAATTAAACCTAATATTGAAGAAAAAAATCCAGAAAAGCAATTAGATGCAGCTACAAAATGGGTTAAAGAGCAAATGAAATAA
- a CDS encoding aldose 1-epimerase family protein: protein MNILENENLIVESKNFGAEITRIFSKKANKEILWNGDSKFWGRHSPILFPLVGRLKDNETLIENDLYHMSQHGFARDMFFDILNSTQDSITYKLSSNKDSKKLYPYSFELLIKYTLKNASLEVEWTVINADDKSIFFSIGAHPAFNLNFNECNSISDYVIEFKHRDNVSKISLDGPYSSKVNDIGNINNLSLNNELFINDALIYTNIDEISLKSSKSNECVTVKFKDFPLVGIWTPYYKDTKTTAPFICIEPWYGLADNINSNKEFKNKEFINILNPKEKFCTIYSIEI, encoded by the coding sequence ATGAATATATTAGAAAATGAAAATTTAATAGTAGAATCTAAAAATTTTGGTGCCGAAATTACTAGAATTTTTTCTAAAAAAGCTAATAAAGAGATATTATGGAATGGTGATTCTAAGTTTTGGGGTAGACATTCACCGATACTATTTCCTCTTGTAGGAAGACTTAAAGATAATGAAACTCTTATAGAAAATGATTTATATCACATGTCTCAACATGGTTTTGCTAGAGATATGTTTTTTGATATATTAAATTCAACTCAGGATTCTATTACTTATAAGTTGAGTTCCAATAAAGATTCTAAAAAACTTTATCCTTATAGCTTTGAGCTTTTAATAAAATACACTCTAAAGAATGCTTCTTTAGAAGTCGAATGGACAGTAATTAATGCTGATGATAAAAGTATCTTCTTCTCTATAGGCGCTCATCCTGCGTTTAACCTTAATTTCAATGAATGTAACAGTATTTCTGACTATGTTATTGAATTTAAACATAGGGACAACGTCAGTAAAATTTCATTAGATGGACCGTATTCTAGCAAAGTTAACGATATAGGTAATATTAATAATTTGTCTTTAAATAATGAGTTATTTATAAACGATGCATTAATTTACACTAATATAGATGAAATATCGTTAAAATCTAGCAAAAGTAATGAATGTGTCACTGTTAAATTTAAAGACTTTCCTCTTGTAGGTATTTGGACACCTTATTATAAAGATACAAAAACAACTGCTCCATTTATTTGTATTGAACCTTGGTACGGGCTTGCAGATAATATAAATTCTAATAAAGAATTCAAAAACAAAGAATTCATTAATATATTAAATCCTAAAGAAAAGTTTTGTACAATATATTCTATAGAGATATAA